The Lolium rigidum isolate FL_2022 chromosome 2, APGP_CSIRO_Lrig_0.1, whole genome shotgun sequence genomic interval GGCCATGGCGGCCGCGAGCGTCGGCGGCGCACTGGGCTTCCTCACCCCTCGCCGCCGCAGCGTATCCTTCGCCGCTCCCGGAGGAgcgcggaggaggccgccgctGGCGGTGGTGCGGGCGGCCTCGTACGAGGCGGGCGTCGGGGTGATGGCCACCAAGGTGGGGATGATGACCTACTTCGACCCGTCCAATGGGAAGCCCGTGCCGGTCACGGTGGTGGGGTTCCGGGACGGCGGGAACGTGGTGACGCAGGTGAAGACGGCCGCCACCGACGGCTACGACTCCGTGCAGGTCGGCTACCACGGCGTGCGCGAGGACAAGCTCACCCGCCCGGAGCTGGGCCACCTCGGCAAGGCGGGCGCGCCGGCTCTGCGCCACCTGCAGGAGTTCCGGCTGGTGGCCGTCGACGCCTTCGACCCCGGCCAGGAGCTCGAGTTCAACGAGCTCTTCAAGGAGGGCGACCTCGTCGACGTCTCCGCCAAATCCATCGGAAAGGGGTTCCAAGGTGACTCAGCAATGCTTCCATCCCTATGTCATTTCCTGTCGATTCTTGAACCACCCCGTGTATGAGGACCTGAAAATTACCAACATAGCAAATGCCATCGTCTTGCAACTCCTGACACTGCAAAACAAATGCAACTTGTGCATTTGGTTGTTCGCAGCTTATTGCAGGCATTGGCATTTGGCAAGGGATGTGATACTCCCTTGGTT includes:
- the LOC124691334 gene encoding 50S ribosomal protein L3, chloroplastic-like, whose protein sequence is MAMAAASVGGALGFLTPRRRSVSFAAPGGARRRPPLAVVRAASYEAGVGVMATKVGMMTYFDPSNGKPVPVTVVGFRDGGNVVTQVKTAATDGYDSVQVGYHGVREDKLTRPELGHLGKAGAPALRHLQEFRLVAVDAFDPGQELEFNELFKEGDLVDVSAKSIGKGFQGGIKRHNFKRGLMTHGSKSHRALGSIGAGTTPGRVYKGKKMPGRMGGKKTKIRKLKIVRIDNDLKVVMIKGAIPGKQGNLLRITPAKIVGKNIPKS